Proteins encoded by one window of Nodosilinea sp. PGN35:
- the menB gene encoding 1,4-dihydroxy-2-naphthoyl-CoA synthase — protein MQVAWQDVKPYDDIIYQKADGIAKITINRPHKRNAFRPKTIVELYEAFANAREDSRIGVVLLTGAGPHTDGKYAFCSGGDQSVRGHGGYVDEGGVPRLNVLDLQRLIRSMPKVVIALVAGYAIGGGHVLHVVCDLTIAADNAVFGQTGPKVGSFDGGFGASYLARMVGQKKAREIWYLCRQYSAQEALDMGLVNCVVPVEQLEAEGVQWAQEILEKSPIAIRCLKAAFNADCDGQAGLQELAGNATLLYYMTEEGAEGKQAFLEKRKPDFRQYPWLP, from the coding sequence ATGCAGGTTGCCTGGCAAGACGTAAAACCCTACGACGACATCATTTACCAGAAGGCCGATGGCATCGCCAAGATCACCATCAATCGGCCCCACAAGCGCAACGCCTTTCGCCCCAAAACCATTGTCGAGCTGTACGAGGCCTTCGCCAATGCCCGTGAAGATAGCCGCATTGGCGTGGTGCTGCTGACCGGGGCCGGCCCCCACACCGACGGCAAGTACGCCTTTTGCTCGGGCGGCGACCAGAGCGTGCGCGGCCACGGCGGCTACGTCGATGAGGGCGGCGTGCCCCGGCTCAACGTGCTGGATTTGCAGCGGCTGATTCGCTCGATGCCCAAGGTGGTGATCGCCCTGGTGGCGGGCTATGCGATCGGCGGGGGCCACGTGCTGCACGTGGTGTGCGACCTGACGATCGCCGCCGACAACGCCGTGTTTGGCCAAACCGGCCCCAAGGTGGGCAGCTTTGACGGTGGCTTTGGCGCTAGCTATCTGGCCCGCATGGTGGGTCAAAAGAAAGCCCGCGAAATCTGGTACCTCTGTCGCCAGTACAGCGCCCAGGAAGCTCTGGATATGGGCCTGGTGAACTGCGTGGTGCCGGTGGAGCAGCTCGAAGCCGAAGGGGTGCAGTGGGCTCAAGAAATTCTAGAGAAAAGCCCGATCGCCATTCGCTGCCTGAAGGCGGCTTTTAACGCCGACTGCGACGGCCAGGCGGGGCTGCAAGAGCTGGCGGGCAACGCTACCCTGCTCTACTACATGACCGAGGAAGGGGCCGAGGGCAAACAGGCATTTTTGGAGAAGCGAAAGCCCGATTTTCGCCAGTACCCGTGGCTGCCGTAG
- a CDS encoding type II toxin-antitoxin system Phd/YefM family antitoxin translates to MRVVTFSEARNKLKAILDQVINDADYTVITRRDAEDAVVMSLDYFNSLMETVYLLKSPANAAHLEESIAQYRQGQTTERELLDE, encoded by the coding sequence ATGCGAGTTGTTACCTTTAGCGAAGCCAGAAACAAGCTGAAAGCCATTCTCGATCAAGTGATTAACGATGCTGACTACACCGTGATTACCCGACGCGATGCAGAAGACGCCGTTGTGATGTCGTTAGACTACTTCAACAGCCTGATGGAAACCGTCTATTTACTTAAATCTCCTGCTAATGCAGCTCATCTAGAAGAGTCGATCGCTCAGTATCGTCAGGGCCAAACAACGGAGCGAGAACTGCTCGATGAGTAA
- a CDS encoding Txe/YoeB family addiction module toxin, whose translation MSNRRLAWTDAAWKDYFYWQTQDKKTLKRINSLIQATKALPFEGIGKPEPLKENLSGFWSRRVDDTHRLVYAVDDRYLTIISCRYHY comes from the coding sequence ATGAGTAATCGTCGGCTGGCATGGACCGATGCCGCCTGGAAAGATTATTTCTACTGGCAAACCCAGGATAAGAAAACTCTAAAAAGAATTAATTCACTCATTCAGGCAACTAAAGCTCTCCCCTTTGAAGGTATTGGTAAACCGGAACCTCTGAAGGAAAATCTGTCGGGCTTTTGGTCTCGGCGGGTTGACGATACCCATCGCCTGGTTTACGCCGTAGATGATCGCTATTTGACAATTATTTCCTGTCGGTATCATTACTAA
- a CDS encoding DUF4336 domain-containing protein: MLRAIDENLWVAEQPFRYFGLGIGTRMTVVRLASDELGIISPIQVSEALVGELNALGKVSHIIAPNLYHYKFAAEFKATYPGATFWATAGLGAKRPELPIDRAICHRQGFANAPALSPWPGLECLFFDGFKTLAPSGPDPLEEWVFFHSASRTLILTDTAFCFDESSPWLTQLVTKIGGGYKQLGPSLLERVATTEKAKVRDSAEQVLAWDFERVIVAHGRVVDRNGKAEFKRGYGKFLGCSL, from the coding sequence ATGCTCAGAGCGATTGATGAAAATCTTTGGGTGGCCGAGCAGCCCTTTCGCTACTTTGGCCTGGGCATTGGCACCCGGATGACGGTGGTGCGGCTGGCCAGTGACGAGCTGGGGATCATCTCACCGATTCAGGTGAGTGAGGCGCTGGTGGGGGAACTGAATGCCCTGGGAAAGGTTAGCCACATCATTGCGCCCAATCTCTATCACTACAAGTTTGCCGCTGAGTTCAAGGCGACGTACCCAGGGGCGACGTTTTGGGCAACGGCGGGGCTGGGGGCCAAACGGCCAGAGCTGCCGATCGATCGCGCGATTTGCCACAGGCAAGGCTTCGCCAACGCTCCCGCCCTCAGCCCGTGGCCCGGCCTGGAGTGCCTGTTTTTTGACGGGTTTAAAACCCTGGCCCCCAGCGGCCCCGACCCGCTGGAGGAGTGGGTATTTTTTCATAGCGCCAGCCGCACGCTGATTTTGACCGACACGGCCTTTTGCTTTGACGAAAGCTCTCCCTGGCTGACGCAGCTGGTGACGAAGATTGGCGGTGGCTACAAACAGCTTGGCCCATCGCTGCTCGAGCGGGTGGCAACAACCGAGAAAGCCAAGGTTAGAGATTCGGCTGAGCAGGTTTTGGCCTGGGACTTTGAGCGGGTAATTGTGGCCCACGGTCGCGTTGTCGATCGCAACGGCAAAGCAGAGTTCAAGCGCGGGTATGGGAAGTTTTTGGGATGTTCACTGTAG
- a CDS encoding mechanosensitive ion channel family protein, with amino-acid sequence MNPLLERIQTSLLDLVGQFIQLLPGIVIGLVVVLLTGYAAKVAQRVVRKMTQRLVPSRSLQLLAVQVTRIGTWVIGIIIAAVVAFPDLRLGDVIGLLGLGSVAIGFAFQDIFKNFLAGILLLVEEPFRLGDQVMMCDYEGTVEAIKIRSTQLRTYTGEMVEIPNAIVFTNPVRVLTAYRSRRTDLSIGVDYTTPLPLAKQTFLGVIDRADGVLSDPAPEVDVVGFGDSSIDFKLRYWTTPQMAEVRRIQTQVAIALKAACDEAGITIPYPIRTVHMFDQTQFNESQRLANGAGAGDASRQ; translated from the coding sequence ATGAATCCCCTGCTTGAGCGCATCCAGACCAGCCTGCTTGATTTAGTGGGGCAGTTTATTCAGCTCTTGCCGGGGATCGTGATCGGGCTGGTGGTGGTGCTGCTGACCGGCTATGCCGCCAAGGTGGCCCAGCGGGTGGTGCGCAAGATGACCCAGCGCCTGGTGCCCAGCCGATCGCTGCAACTGCTGGCGGTTCAGGTGACGCGCATTGGCACCTGGGTCATCGGCATCATCATTGCGGCGGTGGTGGCGTTCCCTGACCTGCGGTTGGGCGATGTGATTGGGCTGCTGGGGCTGGGCTCGGTGGCGATTGGCTTTGCCTTTCAGGACATCTTCAAGAACTTTCTGGCGGGCATTTTGCTGCTGGTGGAAGAGCCCTTTCGCCTGGGCGACCAGGTGATGATGTGCGACTACGAGGGCACGGTGGAGGCGATCAAGATTCGCTCGACCCAGCTGCGTACTTACACCGGGGAGATGGTGGAAATTCCCAATGCGATCGTCTTTACCAACCCGGTGCGGGTGCTGACCGCCTACCGCAGCCGCCGCACGGACCTATCGATTGGGGTTGACTACACCACGCCCCTGCCCCTGGCCAAGCAAACCTTTCTAGGGGTGATCGACCGCGCCGACGGGGTGCTGAGTGACCCGGCCCCCGAAGTGGATGTGGTGGGCTTTGGCGATAGCTCCATCGACTTCAAGCTGCGCTACTGGACGACGCCCCAGATGGCGGAGGTGCGCCGCATTCAAACCCAGGTGGCGATCGCCCTCAAGGCCGCCTGCGACGAGGCGGGCATCACCATTCCCTACCCGATTCGTACCGTGCACATGTTTGATCAGACCCAGTTCAACGAAAGCCAGCGTCTGGCCAACGGCGCTGGTGCTGGCGATGCGTCTAGACAATAG
- a CDS encoding bacteriohemerythrin, whose product MHPNTLHFTWDDSLSTGVPMIDAHHKELIAAVNDLGQAIAHHKGATAIKKLFAFLKFYAEWHFEHEEACAARHKCPIAEVNQQAHATFIETFGHLHDQYQASDASDAVALEIYKKLVDWLTSHILKIDTNIGRCIRSAAPA is encoded by the coding sequence ATGCACCCCAACACCCTCCATTTCACCTGGGACGACTCGTTGAGCACGGGCGTACCGATGATCGACGCCCACCACAAAGAGCTGATTGCCGCTGTGAATGATCTGGGCCAGGCGATCGCCCACCACAAAGGCGCGACCGCGATCAAAAAGCTGTTTGCCTTCCTCAAGTTCTACGCCGAGTGGCACTTCGAGCACGAAGAAGCCTGCGCCGCCAGGCACAAATGCCCGATCGCCGAGGTCAACCAGCAGGCCCACGCCACCTTTATCGAAACCTTTGGCCACCTGCACGACCAGTACCAAGCCAGCGATGCCAGCGACGCCGTCGCCCTAGAGATCTACAAAAAACTGGTGGACTGGCTGACCAGCCACATTCTCAAAATCGACACCAACATTGGCCGCTGCATTCGCAGTGCAGCGCCCGCCTAG
- a CDS encoding DUF4388 domain-containing protein gives MTVTGYLADFSLPELFQLLEQGNKTGLLTICPLAETIAVDRHNHHIWFSQGQIVAAGNSLDQQGLMRLIAQRGWMGDRAVSRLAQSCQVNTPLGLCLKNQGVLTAEQLKLLFYTQVMRQVCALFALPDGWFQFDPKAPLPVAEMTGLIATATDVTLAGLRALKDWAALDEKLPAPSSALVSVVEGKPNLRLNPNEWQVWEFTNGTMTLADVAQQLNLSVAKAQQIAFRLIVTGLAEEMPLMVTSPPSGLPAAEPDDLELSIAAGSAAGAAPISQSFLQNLVGFLKGKV, from the coding sequence ATGACTGTCACCGGATACCTCGCCGATTTCTCCCTGCCCGAACTGTTTCAGCTATTGGAACAGGGCAACAAAACCGGCCTGTTGACCATCTGCCCTCTGGCGGAAACCATTGCAGTCGATCGCCACAACCACCACATCTGGTTTAGCCAGGGGCAAATTGTGGCCGCTGGCAACAGCCTTGACCAGCAAGGTCTCATGCGGCTGATTGCCCAGCGGGGTTGGATGGGCGATCGCGCCGTCTCGCGGCTGGCCCAGAGCTGCCAGGTCAATACCCCCCTGGGCCTGTGTCTCAAAAACCAGGGGGTGCTCACCGCCGAACAGCTCAAGCTGCTGTTCTACACCCAGGTAATGCGCCAGGTGTGCGCCCTGTTTGCCCTGCCCGACGGTTGGTTTCAGTTTGACCCCAAGGCCCCGCTTCCCGTCGCAGAGATGACCGGACTGATCGCCACCGCCACCGATGTCACCCTGGCCGGGCTGCGGGCGCTTAAGGACTGGGCCGCCCTCGACGAAAAACTGCCCGCCCCCTCCTCGGCTCTGGTCAGCGTGGTTGAGGGCAAACCCAACCTGCGCCTCAACCCCAACGAATGGCAGGTGTGGGAGTTTACCAACGGCACCATGACCCTGGCCGACGTGGCCCAGCAGCTCAACCTGTCCGTGGCCAAAGCCCAGCAGATCGCCTTTCGCCTGATTGTCACCGGCCTGGCCGAAGAAATGCCGCTGATGGTCACCTCACCGCCCTCAGGCCTCCCCGCAGCTGAGCCCGATGACCTCGAACTCAGCATTGCCGCTGGATCTGCTGCCGGAGCAGCCCCGATCAGTCAGTCGTTTCTCCAAAACCTAGTCGGCTTTCTCAAAGGCAAGGTGTAA
- a CDS encoding ATP/GTP-binding protein: MEIMRLVVTGPVGAGKSTFIRSVSEIEVVDTDRRATDDALLIKKRTTVAFDFGRLQFGPDMALHLYGTPGQSRFDFMWDILIHKAHAYILLVAAHRPHEFREARRILMFMKQRSPVPMIIGLTHTDCPGAWDAANIALALGYPNPAHRPPVVAVNANETASVAGAVIALVQHTWAGSLTPTV; encoded by the coding sequence ATGGAAATCATGCGTTTAGTGGTCACTGGCCCCGTGGGGGCCGGTAAATCGACCTTTATTCGTTCAGTGAGTGAGATTGAGGTGGTCGATACCGATCGCCGCGCCACCGACGACGCCCTGCTGATTAAGAAACGCACCACCGTCGCCTTTGACTTTGGCCGTCTCCAGTTTGGCCCCGACATGGCGCTACACCTCTACGGCACCCCCGGCCAGTCGCGCTTCGACTTCATGTGGGACATTTTGATTCACAAGGCCCACGCCTACATTTTGCTGGTGGCGGCCCACCGGCCCCACGAGTTTCGCGAGGCCCGCCGCATTCTCATGTTCATGAAGCAGCGATCGCCCGTACCCATGATCATCGGCCTCACCCACACCGACTGCCCCGGTGCTTGGGATGCCGCCAACATTGCCCTGGCCCTGGGCTATCCCAACCCCGCCCACCGCCCGCCCGTCGTAGCCGTCAACGCCAACGAAACCGCCTCCGTTGCCGGGGCCGTTATTGCCCTGGTGCAACACACCTGGGCCGGCAGTTTGACCCCCACCGTCTAA
- a CDS encoding roadblock/LC7 domain-containing protein, translated as MAISTEKLTHILQSFVTSTTDIQGAAVVTPDGLPLAASLPGGMDEERVSAMSAAMLSLGDRIGSELARGGIDRIFVEGDKGYGILTSCGEDAVFLVLADKAAKQGLLMLEIKRTLGDLKAILM; from the coding sequence ATGGCCATTAGCACCGAAAAACTCACCCACATTCTGCAAAGCTTTGTCACCTCTACCACCGATATTCAGGGGGCAGCGGTAGTTACCCCCGACGGTCTGCCGCTGGCGGCCAGCCTGCCCGGCGGCATGGATGAAGAGCGGGTTTCAGCAATGTCGGCGGCGATGCTTTCTCTGGGCGATCGCATTGGTAGCGAGCTGGCTCGAGGCGGCATCGATCGCATTTTTGTCGAGGGCGATAAGGGCTACGGCATTCTCACCAGCTGCGGCGAAGACGCGGTATTTCTGGTGCTGGCCGACAAAGCCGCCAAGCAGGGCCTGCTGATGCTGGAAATTAAGCGCACCCTGGGCGATCTTAAAGCCATTTTGATGTAG
- a CDS encoding protoglobin domain-containing protein has protein sequence MVARIGFTADDRKVLQSTADWGLEIAPEMADYFYEYLGRDAEMNTILNESEGRIHRLRETFVAWFHEMFTGMDDWGDAYAERRWRIGLIHVRIGIGPQHVVPAMAVVVHEAGKRAIADGKDEQLRDALSKICMVDLAFIEQAYIEVSSAAVLRETGWSEGLFRRLVTTGAGAM, from the coding sequence ATGGTGGCGCGCATTGGCTTCACCGCTGACGATAGAAAGGTACTTCAGTCTACCGCCGACTGGGGTTTAGAGATTGCACCAGAAATGGCCGACTATTTTTATGAGTATTTGGGCCGCGACGCCGAAATGAACACTATTCTCAACGAATCTGAAGGGCGCATCCACCGCCTGCGTGAGACCTTTGTGGCCTGGTTCCACGAAATGTTTACCGGCATGGATGACTGGGGCGATGCCTACGCCGAGCGGCGCTGGCGCATTGGCCTAATTCACGTGCGGATTGGCATTGGCCCCCAGCACGTGGTGCCCGCCATGGCCGTGGTCGTGCACGAGGCCGGTAAGCGCGCCATAGCCGACGGCAAAGACGAGCAGCTGCGCGATGCCCTGAGCAAAATTTGCATGGTCGATCTGGCCTTTATTGAGCAGGCCTACATCGAAGTTTCTTCGGCAGCAGTGCTGAGAGAAACCGGCTGGTCTGAGGGGCTTTTTAGACGGCTAGTCACCACCGGAGCCGGAGCGATGTAG
- the deoC gene encoding deoxyribose-phosphate aldolase, translated as MARRPTADDGVDLASYIDHSLLSPMATTEQVAQWCVEGDRYGFASVCIAPCHVPQAVDRLHNTKVKVCTVIGFPTGATTSATKLYEAQEAAERGADELDVVLNLGWLKEGKTDAIHREIATICEETGLLVKAILETAVLSPSEIALAAEVCMDAGVAFLKTSTGWQGGATVDVVRQLWELTQGRVGIKASGGIGTAAQATALVQAGATRIGTSRGVELMRQQKEAAAAEGP; from the coding sequence ATGGCCCGACGACCAACAGCCGACGACGGGGTAGATCTGGCTTCCTACATCGATCACTCCCTGCTCAGCCCCATGGCCACCACCGAGCAGGTGGCCCAGTGGTGCGTTGAGGGCGATCGCTACGGGTTTGCCTCGGTCTGCATTGCCCCCTGCCACGTGCCCCAGGCGGTCGATCGCCTGCACAATACCAAAGTCAAGGTCTGCACGGTGATTGGCTTCCCCACCGGGGCGACGACCTCGGCCACCAAGCTCTACGAAGCCCAGGAGGCCGCCGAGCGCGGGGCGGACGAACTCGACGTAGTGCTCAACCTGGGCTGGCTCAAGGAGGGCAAAACTGACGCCATCCACCGCGAAATCGCCACCATCTGCGAAGAGACCGGGCTGCTGGTGAAGGCTATTCTCGAAACTGCCGTGCTCAGCCCATCAGAAATTGCCCTGGCCGCCGAAGTCTGTATGGATGCCGGGGTTGCATTCCTCAAAACCAGCACCGGTTGGCAGGGCGGAGCCACCGTTGACGTGGTGCGCCAGCTGTGGGAACTCACCCAGGGCCGAGTGGGTATCAAGGCCTCGGGCGGCATTGGCACCGCCGCCCAGGCAACGGCCCTGGTGCAGGCCGGGGCCACCCGCATTGGCACCTCGCGTGGGGTCGAGCTGATGCGCCAGCAAAAAGAAGCGGCAGCGGCTGAAGGCCCCTAG
- a CDS encoding phosphatase PAP2 family protein has protein sequence MPGDLSMAQLSARFNWFFQALLAFMPYLLLGLFAGAFVLTMGVLLARILLLDWLRPVEESLLLMLKARATPILDRAMTAVTWLAQGEITIPVLMVVGGILVYRDRAIAALILAIGLSGSWLLNGIFKSFFRRERPDLWASSKRPLDYSYPSGHAMSAISFYGLLAADFTACLSVPAMITATLALAVTLGVGVSRVYLGVHWPTDVLSGWVAGGIWLGVCLLGLVQIGGL, from the coding sequence ATGCCAGGAGATTTGTCGATGGCCCAGCTCAGCGCCCGCTTTAACTGGTTTTTTCAGGCTTTACTTGCCTTTATGCCCTATCTGCTGCTAGGGCTGTTTGCGGGCGCGTTTGTGTTGACCATGGGCGTTTTGCTGGCCCGCATTCTGCTTCTAGACTGGTTGCGACCCGTCGAAGAGTCTTTGCTGCTGATGCTCAAGGCCAGGGCTACGCCAATCCTCGATCGGGCGATGACGGCGGTCACCTGGCTGGCCCAGGGCGAGATCACGATTCCGGTACTGATGGTGGTGGGCGGCATTTTGGTGTACCGCGATCGCGCGATCGCCGCCCTGATTTTGGCCATTGGGCTGAGCGGCTCATGGCTGTTAAACGGCATCTTTAAATCCTTCTTTCGGCGAGAACGGCCCGATCTGTGGGCCTCCTCTAAACGTCCGCTCGACTATAGCTACCCCAGCGGCCACGCCATGAGCGCAATTTCTTTCTACGGTCTGCTGGCCGCTGATTTCACCGCCTGCCTAAGCGTGCCGGCAATGATTACTGCGACCCTGGCGTTGGCCGTCACCCTTGGGGTAGGCGTCAGTCGGGTGTATTTGGGGGTGCACTGGCCCACCGATGTGCTGAGCGGCTGGGTGGCTGGGGGTATCTGGCTGGGCGTGTGCCTGCTGGGGCTGGTTCAAATTGGTGGCCTTTGA
- a CDS encoding diacylglycerol kinase family protein, with product MTTVLIVNPTSGPNGNSALVPDLANALHSEGIDAQICPTTPEENGQGLAAAAAKGGARLVIVAGGDGTIEAVARGLAHTQTALGIIPQGTRNNIAASLNIPTDTAQAIQVLVEGECGQFDLGKANNHYFMEVVGIGLEATLFPHGDSVKEGIKNDYWAALKSFVKGLKTFLQFQSRRLVLQFDGRRVRLHTLQVNICNSPRYGVEFDLAPQASMNDGKLDLIYLNRPSKWDHFRHFFAAMRSKQLPQNRLHTHQVSAIEVRGYPALEVHADGEYIGPTPVIVEVVPKALWIWVPTPELVATFAEQTRAAERGGLFSFGQRPDPPEPKGPAPNSAPQRPPI from the coding sequence ATGACCACCGTACTGATTGTCAACCCCACCTCTGGGCCCAATGGGAATTCCGCCCTGGTGCCCGATCTGGCCAACGCCCTGCACAGCGAGGGAATCGACGCCCAAATCTGCCCCACCACCCCCGAAGAAAACGGCCAAGGGCTGGCCGCCGCCGCCGCCAAAGGGGGAGCCAGGCTGGTGATTGTCGCAGGGGGCGATGGCACCATCGAAGCCGTTGCCCGGGGTCTGGCCCACACCCAGACAGCGCTGGGCATTATTCCCCAGGGCACCCGCAACAACATCGCCGCCAGCCTAAACATTCCGACCGACACAGCGCAGGCCATTCAGGTTTTAGTCGAGGGCGAATGCGGTCAGTTTGACCTGGGTAAAGCCAACAACCACTACTTTATGGAAGTGGTGGGCATAGGGCTGGAGGCCACCCTGTTTCCCCACGGCGACAGCGTTAAGGAGGGCATTAAAAACGACTACTGGGCCGCCCTCAAAAGCTTTGTCAAAGGACTCAAAACCTTTTTGCAGTTTCAGTCCCGGCGTTTGGTACTGCAATTTGACGGTAGACGGGTGCGCCTGCACACGCTGCAAGTCAACATCTGCAATAGTCCTCGCTACGGCGTCGAATTCGATCTGGCCCCCCAGGCCAGCATGAACGATGGCAAGCTGGATCTGATCTACCTCAACCGGCCCTCTAAGTGGGATCATTTTCGCCATTTTTTCGCCGCCATGCGGAGCAAACAGCTGCCCCAAAACCGGCTACATACCCACCAAGTCTCCGCGATTGAAGTGCGTGGATACCCAGCCCTGGAGGTTCACGCCGATGGCGAGTACATTGGCCCCACACCGGTCATCGTTGAGGTCGTGCCCAAAGCCCTCTGGATCTGGGTGCCCACCCCTGAGCTGGTGGCAACTTTTGCCGAGCAAACCCGCGCCGCAGAGAGAGGCGGTCTGTTCAGTTTTGGCCAGCGTCCAGACCCTCCTGAGCCAAAAGGCCCAGCGCCCAACTCAGCCCCTCAAAGGCCACCAATTTGA
- a CDS encoding ferric reductase-like transmembrane domain-containing protein: MRRLFMQSPIALAALWIVAYLAIILLPMAAVLLHPAPAARGFWTEFSVALGFIGLALMALQFVLAARVNRIEASYGIDILIQFHRYTSIVAFGIVVIHPLILFVVQPDTLDLLNFPEAPWRARLAVTSVLAFFVMVATTIWRKPLKIPYEPWRAAHSVLAVLAVGLGFGHAVGVGFYLSQFWKVVLWSGFMVMALWLILYVRVVKPLMMTKRPYLVEEVVEQRGDVWTLALRPQGHDGFTFEPGQFAWLTLGTTPLDMREHPFSMSSNGDRRDRIEFGIKALGDFTKRIKDVKPGTKAYLDGPYGVFTTERYWDTAGFVLIAGGVGITPMHSILITAAERQDDRPFLLIYSVSSWDDITYHEDLEALKEQIDLTIVYVLRHADDDWEGETGYVDKDLLERHIPRHRGSRQYFICAAPVMMEAVERALFELEVPVTHVHMEHFNLA; this comes from the coding sequence ATGCGCCGTCTATTTATGCAAAGCCCCATTGCCCTCGCCGCCCTGTGGATTGTGGCCTACCTGGCGATTATTTTGCTGCCCATGGCGGCGGTGCTGCTGCATCCGGCCCCGGCGGCCCGAGGCTTTTGGACGGAGTTTTCGGTGGCGCTGGGCTTTATTGGCCTGGCGCTGATGGCCTTGCAGTTTGTGCTGGCGGCGCGGGTCAACCGCATTGAGGCCTCCTACGGCATCGACATTTTGATTCAGTTTCACCGCTACACCTCGATCGTGGCCTTTGGCATAGTGGTGATTCATCCGCTGATTTTGTTTGTCGTCCAGCCCGACACCCTAGATCTGCTCAACTTTCCTGAGGCTCCCTGGCGGGCCAGGCTGGCGGTGACGAGCGTGCTGGCCTTTTTCGTCATGGTGGCAACCACCATCTGGCGCAAGCCGCTCAAGATTCCCTACGAGCCGTGGCGGGCGGCCCACTCGGTGCTGGCGGTGCTGGCGGTGGGCCTGGGCTTTGGCCATGCGGTTGGGGTGGGCTTTTACCTGAGCCAGTTTTGGAAGGTGGTGCTGTGGTCGGGGTTTATGGTGATGGCCCTGTGGCTGATTCTCTACGTGCGGGTGGTGAAGCCGCTGATGATGACCAAACGCCCCTACCTGGTCGAAGAAGTCGTCGAGCAGCGCGGCGACGTCTGGACCCTGGCCCTGCGCCCCCAGGGCCACGACGGCTTTACTTTTGAGCCGGGGCAGTTCGCCTGGCTCACCCTGGGCACCACGCCCCTCGACATGCGCGAACACCCGTTTTCCATGTCCTCCAACGGCGACCGACGCGATCGCATCGAGTTTGGCATTAAAGCTCTGGGCGACTTCACCAAGCGCATCAAAGATGTCAAGCCCGGCACCAAAGCCTACCTCGATGGCCCCTACGGCGTGTTTACCACCGAGCGCTACTGGGATACCGCTGGATTTGTGCTGATCGCGGGCGGGGTGGGCATTACCCCCATGCACAGCATCCTGATCACCGCCGCCGAACGCCAGGACGATCGTCCGTTTTTGCTGATCTACTCGGTTTCCAGCTGGGACGACATTACCTACCACGAAGACCTAGAGGCGCTAAAAGAGCAGATCGATCTCACCATCGTCTACGTGCTGCGCCACGCCGACGACGACTGGGAAGGCGAGACCGGCTATGTGGATAAAGACCTGCTAGAGCGCCATATTCCTCGCCACCGAGGCAGCCGCCAGTACTTCATCTGTGCCGCACCTGTCATGATGGAGGCAGTGGAGCGCGCTCTGTTTGAGCTTGAGGTACCCGTCACCCACGTTCACATGGAGCACTTCAACCTCGCCTAG
- a CDS encoding SMP-30/gluconolactonase/LRE family protein encodes MPPASLSELSAQNVLYARARLGEGPLWDGDKQVLYWVDILNHRVHVFEPSSGDDCHWDVGGVGSALALTAGDRLLVALGNRIASLDLTSGAVETLHTFEFDAPDTRFNDGKCDPQGRFWIGTMSPDHPGQAALYRYDPDGSVKTMETGLTISNGLGWSPAGDTFYLTDSPQRKIYAYRFDGETGEIGDRTVAIDLSDEAEAVEPDGLAIDSDGNLWTALWDGGCVACFSPAGDALGRVKLPVQRPTCPTFGGPNRSTIYVTTASVGLSQKEIQQGFYSGDVFAIAAPAPGLPTTAFGA; translated from the coding sequence ATGCCCCCTGCCTCTCTATCTGAGCTATCGGCTCAAAACGTGCTCTACGCCCGCGCCCGCCTGGGGGAAGGGCCCCTGTGGGACGGCGACAAACAGGTACTCTACTGGGTCGATATTCTCAACCATCGGGTGCATGTGTTTGAGCCGAGCAGCGGCGACGACTGCCACTGGGACGTGGGCGGCGTGGGCAGCGCCCTGGCGCTGACGGCGGGCGACAGGCTGCTGGTAGCCCTGGGGAACCGCATCGCCAGCCTCGATCTCACCTCTGGGGCGGTCGAAACCCTGCACACCTTTGAGTTTGACGCCCCCGACACCCGCTTTAACGACGGCAAGTGCGACCCCCAGGGACGCTTTTGGATCGGCACCATGAGCCCCGACCATCCGGGGCAGGCAGCCCTGTACCGCTACGATCCCGACGGCTCCGTCAAAACTATGGAAACGGGGCTGACGATCTCCAACGGGCTGGGCTGGAGCCCGGCGGGCGACACCTTTTATTTAACCGATTCACCCCAGCGCAAAATCTATGCCTACCGGTTTGATGGGGAAACGGGGGAGATCGGCGATCGCACCGTCGCCATTGACCTGAGCGATGAAGCCGAAGCCGTAGAGCCCGACGGTCTGGCTATCGACAGCGACGGCAACCTCTGGACGGCCCTATGGGACGGTGGCTGCGTGGCCTGCTTCAGCCCCGCTGGGGACGCCCTGGGCCGGGTTAAGCTGCCCGTGCAGCGCCCCACCTGCCCCACCTTTGGCGGCCCGAACCGCTCGACTATCTATGTCACCACCGCCTCGGTGGGGCTGAGCCAAAAAGAGATTCAGCAGGGGTTTTACTCGGGGGACGTGTTTGCGATCGCCGCCCCGGCCCCCGGCCTACCCACCACCGCCTTTGGGGCTTAA